Genomic segment of Verrucomicrobiota bacterium:
GGCTCGGCGCATGTTTTGTGTCGCACCCGAGAAGCGCAAAGCCGTCGCGGTGCGTGATACCCTGTGCGGGCCGGTTTCCACAGCGTGTCCGGCTTCCTATCTGCGAACCCAGGCGCAGGCCTCGTTGTATTTAGACCACGAATCCGCCGGGTTGATTGGCTAGACCATGCGCCTGCATCAAAGTTCCTTCACGATAACCGTTGCTCGAGCGCTCGGACTTGCCCTGCTGATGAGCGGCCTGATGGCCGGAGTCCGGGCCGCCGAACCGAGTTTCGCGGAGCGGTTGGGCTGGAAGCCTTCCGACGTGGTCGTCATCCTCCACGTCGATGATGTCGGCATGTCCCATGCCTCCAATCTGGGCGCGATCGAGTCCGTGGAAAAGGGAGTCGCCACCTCATGGGCGGTGATGATGCCGTGCCCGTGGGTGCCCGAAATCGCCAAATACCTCGCGGAAAACCCTGGTGTGGACAGCGGATTGCATCTGACATTGACCAGCGAATGGAAGCTGTATCGCTGGGGTCCGCTGGCGGGAAAAGCCCGTGTGCCGGGATTGACGGATCGCGAAGGCTGCCTTTGGCCATCCGTCTTGCAAGTCGTGCAACGGGCGACGCCGGACGAAATAGAGTTGGAGATTCGGGCCCAGATTGACCGGGCTCGGATCCTCGGGATGCCCATCACTCATTTGGACTCACACATGGGGACATTGTTTGCGCGTCCCGATTACTTCGAACGATTCGCCAAGGTCGGGATGGAGGAAGGGATTCCAATCCTGGCTGTGGGCGGGCATATGACTCATGCGAGGAAGGAGAATCCGGAAGCGGTGGCTAAACTCCGTCCGTGGATTCCCAAAATCTGGAACGCGGGACTGCCCGTGCTGGACGATTTGTTCACCAACACCGGAGCCTGGAAGCGAGCTGAGAAAAAGCACCGGTTGATGGAACTCTTGAAATCGTTGCGTCCCGGGGTCACGGAGATTCTCTTTCATTCCTCGAGATTGACCGAAGAACTGCCGGTCATCACGGGTTCCAGCGAGTCGAGAATGGGCGATTTAGAAGCTTTAACATCCCCGGAGGTCCGGGCGCTGATTCAAGAACGGAACATTCTTCAAACGACCTGGAAAGAATTGGCGCAGCGTCGAAAAGCAGCCAAGGCCATTGCCGAGACCCTTCCAGAACGCTGAACCTCCCGACTAACTTGATGGTGAAGTTACCCACCGTTCCGCACCCCGGCCCGGCGGAGTTCATTGGCTCACAACGTTCATTGCCGTTCATGAAACCTCGCAAGGTCCTGGCAATAATTGCATTCCGAATCTCTCACCCGATCCATCAAGGATAGGCCTCGTTCTTCGTCATGTTTTTCTCATCCAGGCCGTTGCAAATCTTCACGATCATCAACTGCCGGATTAAGAATCACTCAGCCCAGGGTTGACCCGCAACGCGGGGCTGCCCCGGGTAATCGTCCCCCCAAAGCAAAGTGATTTTGCGCAGACTGCTGCGACTGGCTTTCAGCACCGTCGCGCTCCGATGATGCCGGAACGCCGACTGGGGAGCCGGGAACCGGCCTCCTCCAGCGAACTACCCCTCTTCTCTTCCCAAAAGTGTTTGGAGTTTGTCGCGGTACGTCCGGCTAAGGGTCAGCCGCGTGCCGTTGCGCAGGATCACCATGTATTCACCGTGGAAGAGTGGCTGGAGTTCCTTGATCCGATCCACATTGACCATGGTGGATCGACTGATACGCATGAAGTTTCGTGCCGGAAGCCGGCCTTCGAGGGCGGTCATGGTCTCCCGCACCAGATGGGCGTCAGTGCCGCAATGGAGATTGACGTAGTTATCCGCGGCTTCGATCCAGTCCAAATCCTCCAGCTTGAGGAGAAGCACTTTGCCGTCGGTCTTGATGGCGAGGCGTTCGGGGCTTTTTTCATCGGGGCGCATTTTTTGCAGGAGGTCGGCGACGCGTTTTTCGAGGTCGCCTTCCTTGCGACTGCGAATCCGTTCCTGCACGCGTTGGAGGGCGAGTTCAAAACGTTCCCGATCGAATGGTTTGAGCAGGTAATCGACGGCGTGGAACTCGAAGGCTTGCAAGGCGAACTTGTCGTAGGCGGTGACGAATACGATGAGGGGCAGGGGATGACCGGCCAGTTCGCGTAACGTCCCCAAGCCATCGAGCATCGGCATCTGCACGTCGAGGAAGACCAGATCCGGCGCATCCTCGAGGATGCGCTCGACTGCTTCGCGTCCATTCGCGCATTCGCCGAGGACCTCGAAAGCGGGAGAGTCCTGGAGCAAGGAACGCAGGCGTTCGCGGGCCAGGGACTCATCATCGACGATGAGCGCGCGGATTTTTGCGGGCATGCTTGCGCGGAGGGATCGCGTCAGGACAACTCGGCACGCACCCGCTCCAGGAGTTGCTTGGTGGCTCGTATGCCCTCGGGCTCAGACATCTTGCTGCCCTCGTATTCGATGCCCACGAAGCCCCGGTAGCCCGCCTCCAGCACGATCCGCATCATGCGGTGGTAATCCGTGTGGATCTCATTCCCGGCGGCGTCGAAGTCATGGGATTTCGCGCTGACGGCCTTGGCAAAGGGCATCAATTCACGCACGCCGAGATAGCGGTCGTAGGTCTGGCCATTGCCAAGATTGAAATTGCCGAAATCGGGGAGGGTGCCGCAGTTCGGCAGCTTGACTTTGCGCATCACCCCGGCCAGCCAAGCCCCGTTGGAGGAAAGCCCGCCATGGTTTTCCACAATGACGTTGAGACCGAATCCGCGGGCGAATTCGCTCAGGGCCCGAAGCCCATCGGCCGCGCGGTCCTGCTTTTCCTCGAACGATCCCGTGGGCCCGGTTTCGGCATTCACCCGGATGGAATGACAGCCGAAGTACTTGGCCGCCTCCACCCAGCGATGATGATTGACTACGGCCTGCGCCCGCTTGGTGGGGTCGGCGTCCCCGAGAGCGCCTTCGCCGTCGATCATGATGAGCAAGATGCGGACGCCGTTGTCGGCGGCCCGACGCTTCAGTTCGGAGAGATAGCCTGTGTCGCGGGCCTTGTCCTTGTAGAATTGGTTCACCAGTTCCACTGCGGAAATGCCATAATCCAGGCGGGAGGCCTTCGGGAAATCCAGTGGATCAAGATGTTTTCCGAAAAGGGCCTTGTGGAGGGACCATTGGGCAAGGCTGATTTCGAACCGCGGCTTGGAGCGGGTTCCGAGGGCGGTGCAGCCGGCCAGGCCCGCGCCCACCGTCGCGCAGGCGGATTGAATGAGGAATGTTCGACGATTCATAAAAGGCATACGGGGTCGCAAGCGGAGTGATCAATGCGCCGGCGCCGAACCGCCCGTCTGCGCCCCGACATCCTTCGGCGGATAAAAGGCGACGGCGAGAATCACCGCAGCGACGAAGGCGAGTCCGGTCGGAATGAGAAAGAGGGACTTGTAGTCCACCACTTTGTCCACCGTGTACTTGGCGGTGAGGGGAATGAAGATCCACTTGGAAGCCAGATCGCCCGCGCCCAGCACGAGCAGATTGAAAAGTCCTTGCGCGCTGGTGCGGACATCTTTGGGAAACGCCGCGTCGATGAAAATGTAAAGCGTGGCGAAGAAAAAGGCGTAGCAGATGCCATGGAGCACCTGAACAGCGATGATGACGGCATGGTTTTGGGGAAAGAAAGCGAAGATCGCGAAGCGCGCGGCGTGGCCGAGCACCCCGATGATCATGGTCGTTTTCCAGCCGAGTTTGGTAAGCGCGGCGCCTAAAATGGCCATGGTGGCGATTTCGGCGATCTGGCCGATGCTGGTGATGGGGGTGATCCAGTGCGGCGGGATGCCGATGTTGCCGAGGAAATTGAAGATGAACACGAAGTATCCGTTATGGATCGTGGAATCGATGAACGTGACAATGAACAGAACCAGCAGGAACGGGTGCTTGAGGAGCTTGGCGGCCTTGAGCCAGGCCAGGTTTTCGTCTCCCGCCTGCGCTTTCTTGGGCGGGGTGTGCGGCAGCATGAGACTGTATCCTGCCAGCGCGAAAGAGGCCACCGCCGAGATCACGAACACCCAGCGCGTGGCTTGGATGGCCTCATCGGGCTTGATATCCTTAAGCACGAAGTAAAGCGGCCATTGCGCCGCGATCCACCCGATCGTTCCCCCCATGCGGACCGGGCCGAAGTCCTTCTGAGGATCCTTGAGGTTGGCGAAAGCGATCGAATTGGTCACCGAGATGGTGGGGACGTAAAACAGGGAATGAATGACCATCAACGCGAAGAAGCTCTCGAAGTCTTTTCTGAAGAACAGGCCGAGCATCGCCAGGCCGCCGACCAAGTGGCTGAAGGCGAGGAATCGTTCCGCGGCGAAGTTACGGTCGGCGAATTGATTGGAGAAGAAAATGCCCACCAGGGAGGCGATGGCGAAAGCGCTGCCGACCCAGGCCTGTTGTTGCGCTGTAAACCCAATGGCCGGCATGTAGCCGAAAATAGGAGGAAGCCAGGCGCCCCAGATGAAAAACTGGAGGACCATCATCAGGAACAGTTTGAATCGAATGTTGGAATTCATGATTTCAGTTTCCCGGCAGACGCGGTTCATCCAGTCACGGAGTTCCAGACCAAAGAGAGTCCGGTCGAATCCGGTCCGAGCCGAAGGATGCGTCAGGCTAATTCAAGCCCTGGAGCCAAGGCAAGCGTGCCGATGGCGCAATTCGAGAAGCCTCTGAGAAGATCCTTTCGGTGAATGCGAATGCTGGACGCAAGCTGGGCGGATGACCTGGATGGGTGGAGAATTCCTCCCTGTCCTGGAGTTCCACAGAGACGGTCGAGAATCCTGATTCTCATCGAGCCGACCGAATGCTTGATTTCATCCGTAGGATTCGTGTGATTGGTGGGCAAATTATTCCCTTAACCTTGGATTCGGTGCATCCCGATGTTGCCGGTGATGCAGGTAGGGCACGTCCGTCCCGGCGCGCCGCCGGAGCATGATGTTTTGCATCCAGTGGGCGGCGGGCTGGGACAGGCCCGCCCTACCAACAACATCGGGATACACGGCCTTGGATTTGGGGGGGTTCTGAAGCTTTGACATAGGGGGCTCGAAAGGGTATGCCCTACAAGATGATCCCATCAGCTTCCACACGGCATCCCCTCGACCGCCGGGCGTTTCTCAAGGGGATGGGCGGCATGGCGCTGGCTTTGCCCGTTCTGGACGCCATGGGCGAATCGGTGACCGACAAGACTCCACGCCGATTCTGCGCCCTTTACACCGCGAACGGCATGTCGCTTCCCAACAAGAGCCACGGCATCGATGAGTGGAGTTGGTTTCCCACCGCGGAACGGGAGGGTCAATTTGTGTTCGGAAAATCCACCGAACCGCTCGCTCCCTTTCGCCGCCAGCTCAGTTTCATGGGAGGGCTCTATCATCCGAACGGTCCGAAGACGGATCCCCACGTTTGCTCGGACATGTGGCTCACGGGCGCTCCCCTTCAAAACCCCAAACCGGGGACCTACAATTCCACGGGGCTCGACCAAATCGTCGCCCTCCACACCAAGCAATACTGCCGCCAGCCTTCTTTGGTGCTTTCCATCGACGCAGGCACGGGTTTCCTCTCCCGCACGGGCACCATCTCCTTCAACCTCGAGGGACGTCCGATTCCCGCGGAGAACAATCCCCGTCGCGTGTTCAACCGTCTTTTCCGGGCCGACCGGCAGTCCATCGAATCCGAGCGCGAAGCGCTGCGTCGTCGCATCAAACTCGTCGATGCGGTTTCCGAAAGCGCCCGATCGCTGCACCGGCGCCTGGGCCGGTCGGATCGGGAACGCATGGATCAATACCTGACTTCCCTCAGCGAAGTGGAATCGCGCTTGATTGCCTCCGAGCGTTGGATCGACGTCCCGCTCAAACCCCAGGACCATTCGCACTTGCGTTTGGACGCCACCAACGAAGGGGATCCGGCGGAGTATTACCAGGTGATGTTCGATCTGATCGCCCTGGCGTTTGACGCGGATATTACCCGATCCGTGGCGTTCATGCTCAATCGGGAGGATGGCATGGGCATCAGCGACACCTTTCCCCTCAAACTGGGGTTGAAGCACACCCACCATAATCTTTCCCACGCGGGAGACAAAGACGGCCAACTTGCCTTTGCCCGCTATGATCTTTTCCTGAGTCAACAGATTGCGAGTTTCCTCGGCCGATTGAACCAATACTCCGACCGCCAGGGCAGCGTGCTGGACAATACCATCGTCCTTTATGGCAGCGGCGCCAGCACGACCCATTATCCGAAGAATCTGCCAACCCTGGTGGCTGGAGGCGCCAATATGGGCCTGCGCCATGGGGTGTTTTGGCGGCAAGGGGAAACGCGGATGTCCAATCTCTACCTCAGCATTCTGCGGTCCATGGAAATCGAAGTGGAATCATTCGGGGATAGCACCTCGACGCTTTCGGGATCGATTTTCCGCAAAGTTTAAACTCCGCGATGGGGATGACCCCCTAAACGGGCGATTGACGGGAAAGGGGGAAAGAACACACGCTTTCCAACCAATCGCGATGCTCCTCATCACTAACTTCGTCCGTTTCCGGAAGGGAACAGGGCCGATACCAACATGTCGCTCGTGTTTCCTCCAGGGAATTGTATTTTAGCCCCGGTCAAGTTATGAATGTGCATCCTCAGTCCTCTTCCGCCAGTTGGATTCGGGAAGCCCGCCCCTTTAAGCGTGGCTTTACCTTGATCGAACTCTTGGTGGTCATCGCCGTCATCGCCATTTTGGCGGGCATGCTCTTGCCCGCGCTCTCCAAGGCCAAGGAAAAGGGCCGGCAAGCCCGCTGTTTGAGCAACCTGCGTCAGATCGGAATCGGCACGACGCTTTACGCGGATGATCACCGGGAGCTTTTCCATCACACGCCCTCGGGAGGATTTCCGAACCACGGGATGTGGTTCGCCAATCCGAGGAGCACGGTTCCTCTGGACGCCAACGATGGTCTGGCCTATTGGGGCGTGGCTTATACGCGTTATTTCGGCGGGACCAAGGAACACTATCGCTGTCCCAGCGCGAAGATTGTCGATCAATGGCGGGAGGACGGTCTCCGGTATCCGAAGGATTTCTGGCTGAATTCAACCTACGGCATCAACTCCTTCATCAACGAACCACCGGACCCCAAGAATCCGTCGTCCCGTTTGCAAGGACCCCGGAAGATCTCCTCCCTCCAAAGCCCTTCCTCGACCATTTTTGCCCAGGACGCCGCGGAGCAACGGATGGATGGGGCGGATGACACCATTGGGCTCTGGCCTGGACGGAATCAAATCCTGGAGCAATGGATTGGGAATCCGCCGGGCCGTGGCGGGCTCGGCGCCGGCTTTTATGACGGATACAAGTTCGAATGGGAATGGTACCGGCACAACAAGACGTGCGCGACGCTTTGGGTGCCCGGACATGTATCCTCGATCAAGTTTAACGGATACAACAAGGGCGTGGACTACCGGTGGTACACGGGCGACACGCCTTTGGAACAACCGCGGTGATCTGATCTCCGAACCCGAGTGCGTGTAAAAATTTAGCGGTGTGAAATTCCGACCTCAAATCGACAACACAACAACCCTATGAAACGACCCCAACGAACGACCGTGAGGCTGTCGGCGCTTGCGCTGATGGCCGCCGCGATTCCCGCCATGGCCCAGCAGACGGTCTGGCAGTGGGACTTTGACAACGGCAACCTCAACGCCACCATCGGCGGCGCGCTCCAATTTGGCGACGCTGCCACGGGGCAAGCCGCGAAATTCGGGACGACCACCAGTTTCGGCGTGCCCAACATCGGGGGCCTCGAAGCGCGCGTGATCCAGTTTCCCGCGTCCGTCGCACCCGCGGGCTTGTTGATGCCCACACCCGCGCCCAACGGAGGCGGATCCCTCGTGAACGAATACACCGTGATCATGGATGTTCTGTTCACCGGTGCCGCTCATGGAAAAATTCGTCCTTTGGTTCAGACCGACGATGGCACGGCCACCGGACGCACCTCCTACTTCACGGTCGGTGCGAACAACGGACTGGGTGCCGGCACAGGGCCGTTCCAAGGATCCCTCGTCTCAAACTCCTGGCATCGCGTCGCCTTCGTGGCCGATGCCACCACGCGCCGGATTCGCAAGTACGTGGACGGCGTGGAGGTCGGCGTTCAATCCGCAGGAACCGTGGACGGTTCGAACGCATTGACGCCCGCGGCCACCGTGGTGCTGTTCGGAGGAGAGGGGGAGAATATCGCCTCCGGATACGCCAACAGCATTCAGTTGCGCAATACCGCCCTGTCCGCCAAGCAGGTTCTGGCCCTGGGCAAGGCATCGGCCACCGGCATCCCCACCACGATCCCGCCGATTCCTTCCAATGTGGAGCAATGGATTCCGGCCGGGGAATTCGCCAATCGGAACACCGAACTGGGAGCGGTCATCGACCCCGGCAGCACCACCATTCAAGATTCGACCATCGGTTTGAAACTGGACGGCACGGCGCTGGCCAGTCCGACGATCTCCCGTTCAGGCGGGCTGATCAGGGTTTCGAAGCCCAATCCGGGACTCTTCGCTCCAGGCACCAAGCATAAGTTGGAACTGTCCTACACGGACAGTTTGGCGGGCGCGAAAACCCTCACCACGGAATTCACGGCGGCCTTGTTGTTCGAGGATTTCGAAAGCATCGTGCTGGGACCGCGAAAAGATGAAAACAACGCCAACACGGAGCCCTTCGACAAGGGCTGGACCAACCGGCCTCCGACGGGGTGGACCATCGACAACAGCAAATTCCCGGCGGTCGTCATCTCGCCTGATAATCCGGACGATGATGGAGATGGTTTTGCGGACAACGACGGGCGCACCGAATGGGCAGGTTGGAGTTTCGCCAACAAAGATTTCTGGATCGCCGCCGATAATCAGACCCGGGATCAGTTTTCCCTGGGCAAAGGAACCCTGGCCATCGCGGATCCGGACGAGTGGGACGACCTGGCTCACGCGGTTAGTTTGTTCAATTCCTTCTTGAAGACGCCCCCGGTTTCTTTGGAGGGCATCGCTCCAGGTGCTGCATTCCTCAAGTTCGATTCCAGCTGGCGTCCGGAAGGTGTCGATGATGCCAATGCGTCGAAATTTCCAACGGGCCCGAATGGCGAGGCCATCAACAACCAAACCGCGATCATTACGGTCAGCTACGATGGAAAAGCGCCCGTTCAAATCTTGAAATGGGACAGCATCGCGGGGAGTCCGACCTTTCATCCGGATATGCAAAATGAGTCCGTCCTGATTTCTCTGAACAATCCGGTCGGGGCCAAATCGATGGTCATCGAGTTCGCGCTGGTGGAAGGCGCCAATGACTGGTGGTGGGCGATCGACAATGTGGTGATCAATGCCGGCGCTTCGCCCCCGATCATTGCGCAGCAACCCAAAACGACTGAAGTCGAGGAAGGCAAGGCGGCAAGCCTGTCCGCCACCTTCACCGGTGAAGGATTGAGCTATCAATGGTTCAAGGGCCAGGGGGCGGGCAAAACTGCCGTGACAGGCGGAACCAGCGGCACGCTTTCATTCGCCGCTGCCAAGATCTCGGACTCGGGTTACTACACGCTCCAGATTAAGAATATTTCAGGCTCGGCCATGTCGATTCCCGTGCGATTGTCCGTGATCGCTGGCACCACCGGACGCGTGGCGCTGCTGACGGAGGACTTCGAAAAATCGCCCCTCGGACCCAACGTGGACGAAGGAGTGGCCGGCGACAAGGTTTGGACCAAAACCGCTCCCGAAGGGTGGTCCATCGATGACAGCAAAGTGCCGGGAGTCGGCACGGATCAGGACGGCGTGACCGAATGGGCGGGTTGGAGTTTTGCCAATCGCCTTTGGTGGTCTCAAACCGCCGGAGATCAGGAACGGTCCAAGTTCACCAAGGGTGTGGGCGCCGTGGCCATCGCGGACTCGGACGAGTGGGACGATGTCGGCCATGCCCCCGGCAACATGGAGACGATCTTGAAGACGAAGGCCGTTTCCCTCGAAGGCATCAAAGCGGGCACGGTGGTTTTGAAGTTCGATTCCAGTTGGCGTCCGGAAACGCCCCAGCGAGCCAGTGTGATGGTCAGCTTCGATGGATCCGCGCCTGTTTCCATTCTCGATTACAATTCCGATCCGGCGAACGCGGACTTCCGCCCGGATGAAATGAATGAAACGATTTCGCTGGCCATCGCTAATCCAGCCGGCGCCAAGCAAATGGCGGTGCATTTCCGGTACTTCGAGACCCGCAACAATTGGTGGTGGGCGATCGACAACCTGTCGGTGCTTGGCGAGAAGGCTCCCGTGGGCGATCCATTGCTGGCCGACTTGGTGGCTTATCTGCCGTTCGACGGCGACGTGAAGGACGCCAGCGGTCGGAACAATAACGGCACGGCGGTCGGCAACCCCGGTTTCGCCGCCGGCAAAGTCGGTGCGTCCGCCCTTTCCTTCACCTCGAAGAAG
This window contains:
- a CDS encoding ChbG/HpnK family deacetylase; this encodes MRLHQSSFTITVARALGLALLMSGLMAGVRAAEPSFAERLGWKPSDVVVILHVDDVGMSHASNLGAIESVEKGVATSWAVMMPCPWVPEIAKYLAENPGVDSGLHLTLTSEWKLYRWGPLAGKARVPGLTDREGCLWPSVLQVVQRATPDEIELEIRAQIDRARILGMPITHLDSHMGTLFARPDYFERFAKVGMEEGIPILAVGGHMTHARKENPEAVAKLRPWIPKIWNAGLPVLDDLFTNTGAWKRAEKKHRLMELLKSLRPGVTEILFHSSRLTEELPVITGSSESRMGDLEALTSPEVRALIQERNILQTTWKELAQRRKAAKAIAETLPER
- a CDS encoding response regulator transcription factor, encoding MPAKIRALIVDDESLARERLRSLLQDSPAFEVLGECANGREAVERILEDAPDLVFLDVQMPMLDGLGTLRELAGHPLPLIVFVTAYDKFALQAFEFHAVDYLLKPFDRERFELALQRVQERIRSRKEGDLEKRVADLLQKMRPDEKSPERLAIKTDGKVLLLKLEDLDWIEAADNYVNLHCGTDAHLVRETMTALEGRLPARNFMRISRSTMVNVDRIKELQPLFHGEYMVILRNGTRLTLSRTYRDKLQTLLGREEG
- a CDS encoding sugar phosphate isomerase/epimerase, producing the protein MNRRTFLIQSACATVGAGLAGCTALGTRSKPRFEISLAQWSLHKALFGKHLDPLDFPKASRLDYGISAVELVNQFYKDKARDTGYLSELKRRAADNGVRILLIMIDGEGALGDADPTKRAQAVVNHHRWVEAAKYFGCHSIRVNAETGPTGSFEEKQDRAADGLRALSEFARGFGLNVIVENHGGLSSNGAWLAGVMRKVKLPNCGTLPDFGNFNLGNGQTYDRYLGVRELMPFAKAVSAKSHDFDAAGNEIHTDYHRMMRIVLEAGYRGFVGIEYEGSKMSEPEGIRATKQLLERVRAELS
- a CDS encoding MFS transporter; the encoded protein is MNSNIRFKLFLMMVLQFFIWGAWLPPIFGYMPAIGFTAQQQAWVGSAFAIASLVGIFFSNQFADRNFAAERFLAFSHLVGGLAMLGLFFRKDFESFFALMVIHSLFYVPTISVTNSIAFANLKDPQKDFGPVRMGGTIGWIAAQWPLYFVLKDIKPDEAIQATRWVFVISAVASFALAGYSLMLPHTPPKKAQAGDENLAWLKAAKLLKHPFLLVLFIVTFIDSTIHNGYFVFIFNFLGNIGIPPHWITPITSIGQIAEIATMAILGAALTKLGWKTTMIIGVLGHAARFAIFAFFPQNHAVIIAVQVLHGICYAFFFATLYIFIDAAFPKDVRTSAQGLFNLLVLGAGDLASKWIFIPLTAKYTVDKVVDYKSLFLIPTGLAFVAAVILAVAFYPPKDVGAQTGGSAPAH
- a CDS encoding DUF1552 domain-containing protein, whose amino-acid sequence is MIPSASTRHPLDRRAFLKGMGGMALALPVLDAMGESVTDKTPRRFCALYTANGMSLPNKSHGIDEWSWFPTAEREGQFVFGKSTEPLAPFRRQLSFMGGLYHPNGPKTDPHVCSDMWLTGAPLQNPKPGTYNSTGLDQIVALHTKQYCRQPSLVLSIDAGTGFLSRTGTISFNLEGRPIPAENNPRRVFNRLFRADRQSIESEREALRRRIKLVDAVSESARSLHRRLGRSDRERMDQYLTSLSEVESRLIASERWIDVPLKPQDHSHLRLDATNEGDPAEYYQVMFDLIALAFDADITRSVAFMLNREDGMGISDTFPLKLGLKHTHHNLSHAGDKDGQLAFARYDLFLSQQIASFLGRLNQYSDRQGSVLDNTIVLYGSGASTTHYPKNLPTLVAGGANMGLRHGVFWRQGETRMSNLYLSILRSMEIEVESFGDSTSTLSGSIFRKV
- a CDS encoding type II secretion system protein — encoded protein: MNVHPQSSSASWIREARPFKRGFTLIELLVVIAVIAILAGMLLPALSKAKEKGRQARCLSNLRQIGIGTTLYADDHRELFHHTPSGGFPNHGMWFANPRSTVPLDANDGLAYWGVAYTRYFGGTKEHYRCPSAKIVDQWREDGLRYPKDFWLNSTYGINSFINEPPDPKNPSSRLQGPRKISSLQSPSSTIFAQDAAEQRMDGADDTIGLWPGRNQILEQWIGNPPGRGGLGAGFYDGYKFEWEWYRHNKTCATLWVPGHVSSIKFNGYNKGVDYRWYTGDTPLEQPR
- a CDS encoding CHRD domain-containing protein — encoded protein: MKRPQRTTVRLSALALMAAAIPAMAQQTVWQWDFDNGNLNATIGGALQFGDAATGQAAKFGTTTSFGVPNIGGLEARVIQFPASVAPAGLLMPTPAPNGGGSLVNEYTVIMDVLFTGAAHGKIRPLVQTDDGTATGRTSYFTVGANNGLGAGTGPFQGSLVSNSWHRVAFVADATTRRIRKYVDGVEVGVQSAGTVDGSNALTPAATVVLFGGEGENIASGYANSIQLRNTALSAKQVLALGKASATGIPTTIPPIPSNVEQWIPAGEFANRNTELGAVIDPGSTTIQDSTIGLKLDGTALASPTISRSGGLIRVSKPNPGLFAPGTKHKLELSYTDSLAGAKTLTTEFTAALLFEDFESIVLGPRKDENNANTEPFDKGWTNRPPTGWTIDNSKFPAVVISPDNPDDDGDGFADNDGRTEWAGWSFANKDFWIAADNQTRDQFSLGKGTLAIADPDEWDDLAHAVSLFNSFLKTPPVSLEGIAPGAAFLKFDSSWRPEGVDDANASKFPTGPNGEAINNQTAIITVSYDGKAPVQILKWDSIAGSPTFHPDMQNESVLISLNNPVGAKSMVIEFALVEGANDWWWAIDNVVINAGASPPIIAQQPKTTEVEEGKAASLSATFTGEGLSYQWFKGQGAGKTAVTGGTSGTLSFAAAKISDSGYYTLQIKNISGSAMSIPVRLSVIAGTTGRVALLTEDFEKSPLGPNVDEGVAGDKVWTKTAPEGWSIDDSKVPGVGTDQDGVTEWAGWSFANRLWWSQTAGDQERSKFTKGVGAVAIADSDEWDDVGHAPGNMETILKTKAVSLEGIKAGTVVLKFDSSWRPETPQRASVMVSFDGSAPVSILDYNSDPANADFRPDEMNETISLAIANPAGAKQMAVHFRYFETRNNWWWAIDNLSVLGEKAPVGDPLLADLVAYLPFDGDVKDASGRNNNGTAVGNPGFAAGKVGASALSFTSKKDGSSFNYVSLGTPADLDFGTATSFSVAFWAKLAPGSWTGDPSFLANKDWGSGNNRGWVIATDGDGRVQWNLGGKLDNTNGDRKDFDSPGGVFSDGNWHHIVVSFNRNGTGITYVDGKKFASREATPRTEIPIASPANNLSTPAGQGTSIGQDGTGKYTDGGGVGIDNGLIDEVAIWRRALNETEAAAVFARGQSGVPVTGDPVLRDLVAYLPFDGNTQDASGRGNNGTAVGAPGFVAGKVGSGALSFTSKKDGTSFNYVTLGNPADLNFGSSTSFSVSYWAKLAPGSWTGDPAFLSNKDWGSGNNQGWVIATDGDGRLQWNLGGKLDNSNGDRKDFDSPGGVFSDGNWHHIAVTFDRAGAGIAYVDGKKFASREATPRSEIPIATPANNLSTPAGKSTNIGQDGTGKYTDGGGVGVDNGQIDEVAIWRRVLTAQEVTAVFDRGSRGQSLNGPAPAEAVKFSKVSVSGGNVSLDLTGGKGPFLVQTKVSLSDAQWINLLTTPDSKVALPQLAPTGFYRILEQASASVELYQATLSGAAENPPVTTGASGRALLSLEGDRLIYIVYYTGLSAPATAAHVHGPADPKTNAGVIFALTPVQGFGTSGLLFGSQTLTAEQKGGLAAGVGYINIHTSTNPGGELRGQIVK